In one Gossypium hirsutum isolate 1008001.06 chromosome D09, Gossypium_hirsutum_v2.1, whole genome shotgun sequence genomic region, the following are encoded:
- the LOC121220795 gene encoding glycine-rich cell wall structural protein-like, with the protein MISKRLRVLALMFMFVLGIVECRNFEEDLDGGARRELTFGGFSGGGGAKGGFGGGGGFGGGFGVGISGGGGARGGAGGGAGGGLGGGGGGGLGGGGGASGGASGGAGAGGGASASASAGGGASGGAGAGARGGAGAGVQGGVKGGAGGNARGGVGGGAGGGAGGRASGGGKFGGSVSGGFSVGGGGGGRIGGGF; encoded by the coding sequence ATGATTTCCAAGAGATTGAGAGTGCTTGCATTGATGTTTATGTTTGTTTTAGGGATAGTTGAGTGTCGAAACTTTGAGGAGGATTTGGATGGTGGTGCTAGGAGAGAGCTTACTTTTGGTGGTTTTAGTGGGGGTGGGGGAGCCAAAGGAGGATTTGGCGGCGGCGGCGGTTTTGGAGGTGGTTTTGGAGTAGGGATTAGTGGTGGTGGTGGTGCTAGAGGTGGAGCTGGTGGGGGTGCAGGAGGAGGGCTCGGTGGCGGCGGTGGGGGTGGAttaggtggtggtggtggtgctAGCGGTGGAGCTAGTGGGGGTGCTGGTGCTGGTGGTGGTGCTAGTGCTAGTGCTAGTGCTGGAGGTGGAGCTAGTGGGGGTGCTGGTGCTGGTGCTAGAGGTGGAGCTGGTGCTGGTGTCCAAGGAGGAGTCAAAGGTGGTGCAGGTGGTAATGCTAGAGGAGGCGTAGGTGGAGGAGCTGGAGGAGGTGCAGGTGGAAGAGCTAGTGGTGGTGGAAAATTTGGAGGTAGTGTAAGTGGTGGGTTTAGTGTtggcggcggcggcggcggaAGAATTGGAGGAGGATTTTAA